The following proteins are co-located in the Polymorphospora rubra genome:
- a CDS encoding type I polyketide synthase, whose product MPTNATGESPMANEAKLREYLKRVTADLHETSERLKAVDEKNHEPIAIVGMSCRYPGGVRSPEQLWELLADGGDGITEFPVDRGWPTDEAYDPTGERRGSTYAREGGFLHDAGKFDPELFKISPYEALAMDPQQRLMLEASWEAIENARIDPLSLRGTRVGVFAGMMYHNYAAGLGEVPETIDGFIGGGTASSVLSGRVAYTFGFEGPAVTVDTACSSSLVALHLAVQSLRSGECSLALAGGVTVMTTLETFIDFSRQRGLAPDGRCKSFADAADGTGWSEGVGILLVERLSDARRLGHRVLAVVRGSAVNQDGASNGLTAPNGPAQQRVIRQALASARLSAVDVDVVEAHGTGTTLGDPIEAQALLATYGGQRGVGGPLLLGSVKSNIGHTQAAAGVAGVIKMVLAMRHGVVPATLHVDVPSTKVDWTAGAVALATESVPWPETGRPRRSAVSSFGISGTNAHVIVEQGDPEPDRPAGSGVGVLSGGPWLVSGRSAEALAGQAARLAGFLRDRPALDPAGVAWSLAVSRAGLEHRAVVSGAGREDLLAGLDGLAGGGVSSAGVVTGQVVSGRRAVLFTGQGAQRSGMGRELYARFPVFAESFDRVCGLLDVELDRSLREVVFEDGSGLLDRTVFTQAGLFAVEVALFDLLSSWGVRPDFVAGHSVGEVTAAYVAGVLSLGDACRLVGARGRLMQGLPAGGGMLAVGAAEDEVRALLAGVGVDVAAVNGPRSVVLSGAVDELDALRDRCVERGWRVRRLAVSHAFHSRLMEPMLAGFGAVLAGLEWRPAVLPVVSNVTGRVAGPGELTDPEYWVRHVREAVRFADTVGFLHGQGVETFLEVGPDAVLTAMAAESLPAGAHTIPTLRRDQSEVDGLLAALARLHVTGTSVDWPAWFTANGARPGLVDLPTYAFQHQRYWLDARTRTYEPTTARANPVDDAFWQVIESEDAAALAETLAVDVTAPLGTVLPALSRWRRHRDEQASLDAWRYRIAWQPLPDDEPTRPDTRLLLVVPAGAGENVDAWVDALTGPGVHVLTVEADTDRARLAGALGEALATGGTTDVLSLLGLRAGHHPESDSVPAALADTVTLAQAAGDTGAAGRLWIATHAAVTLGARDPRVDPVQAMLWALGGVLRAEHPHRHGGLLDLPARPDPRTVRLLRRMIGGAQEQVALRATGAHARRLVRARPGTAGPRGTFDPRGTTLVTGGTGALGAHVARALAAAGAEHLLLVSRRGADAPGAAALAGELAATGTRITVAACDVADRTALAELLATVPADAPLTSVVHTAAALDDSLLDTLTVAQMATALRAKVDAARHLDELTRRHELSAFVLFSSLAGVMGGPGQANYAPGNAYLDALAQRRRADGLPATSIAWGLWADGGVSAGDFERRAARGGVGAMDPAIAIRALTRAVEDDETHLVVADVDWDRVAGAGREPDPLIRDLLTAVPAAEPGGVPAASALRSRLAGLPEAEQVHVLRDLVRAQVAAVLGHGGADRVPPDRAFRDLGFTSLAAVELRNRLDAATGLTLPATLAFDHPTPTVLAGHLRAELLGAKALPSTPAGAVRPADDDPVVIVGMGCRFPGGAESPDRFWQLLASGTDAMSGFPTDRHWDLDALLDPDRSRPGTSYVSAGAFLDDAGGFDAEFFGISPREAVAMDPQQRLLLEVSWEAVESAGIDPSSLRGARVGVFAGTNGQDFDHIVRGAGESLAGYGATGASASVLSGRVAYTFGFEGPALTVDTACSSSLVALHLAVGSLRSGECDLALAGGVTVMATPGAFVEFSRQGGLSGDGRCRAFGESADGTGWGEGVGVLLVQRLSDARRDGRRVLGVVRGSAVNSDGASNGLTAPNGPAQQRVIRQALASARLSAVDVDVVEAHGTGTTLGDPIEAQALLATYGQGRVVDRPLLLGSVKSNIGHTQAAAGVAGVIKMVLAMRHGVVPATLHVDVPSTKVDWTAGAVTLATGPVPWPQTDRPRRSAVSAFGISGTNAHVIVEQGDPEPDLAAVAPTRAPAVLPWVLSARTTAALPAQAARLAGHLRARTGLSPADVGWTLATTRAGLEHRAVVVGADPDELLAGLTALADDRPHPALVTGRAGTARVALLFTGQGAQRPGMGRDLYDRFPVYADAFDRVCALLDDELPRPLREVVLAAPGTPEAALLDQTVFTQAALFAVEVALYELLASRGVRPDLVAGHSIGEVTAAYVAGVLTLPDACALVSARGRLMQALPVGGGMLALEASEEEALAVVAGTAIDVAAVNGPRAVVVAGALDQLDTVERAATERGWRVRRLPVSHAFHSRLTEPMLDGFRAALTGLDWRPPTLPVVSNLTGRAAEPAEIADPDHWVRHVREPVRFADAIAYLHTQGVGVFLEVGPDATLTAMAADTPATRTPGSFPRCAGTTRTAPPCSPPWPSCTSPARPSTGRPRSPTPGPAPTRSTCPPTPSSTTGTGRSRPPATRGPTPDPTTSTAASGPRSSGRTSASWARSCGSTRTSR is encoded by the coding sequence TTGCCGACCAACGCGACAGGTGAATCCCCGATGGCCAATGAAGCAAAGCTCCGCGAATACCTCAAGCGGGTCACCGCCGACCTGCACGAGACCAGCGAGCGCCTGAAGGCCGTCGACGAGAAGAACCACGAGCCGATCGCGATCGTCGGCATGAGCTGTCGCTACCCCGGCGGCGTCCGGTCGCCCGAGCAGTTGTGGGAGCTGCTGGCCGACGGTGGCGACGGGATCACCGAATTCCCCGTCGACCGTGGCTGGCCCACCGACGAGGCGTACGACCCGACCGGCGAACGTCGCGGCTCCACGTACGCCCGCGAGGGCGGGTTCCTGCACGACGCCGGGAAATTCGACCCGGAGCTGTTCAAGATCTCGCCGTACGAGGCACTGGCGATGGATCCGCAGCAGCGGCTGATGCTGGAGGCGTCCTGGGAGGCCATCGAGAACGCCCGGATCGATCCGCTGTCGCTGCGCGGTACCCGGGTCGGCGTCTTCGCCGGAATGATGTACCACAACTACGCCGCCGGGCTGGGGGAGGTGCCCGAGACCATCGACGGCTTCATCGGCGGCGGCACGGCGAGCAGCGTGCTCTCCGGTCGGGTGGCGTACACCTTCGGTTTCGAGGGTCCGGCGGTGACCGTCGACACCGCCTGCTCGTCGTCGCTGGTGGCGTTGCACCTCGCGGTGCAGTCGCTGCGCTCCGGCGAGTGCTCGCTGGCGCTGGCCGGCGGGGTGACGGTGATGACCACCCTGGAGACGTTCATCGACTTCAGCCGCCAGCGGGGGCTCGCCCCGGACGGGCGGTGCAAGTCCTTCGCCGACGCCGCCGACGGCACCGGCTGGTCCGAGGGCGTGGGCATCCTGCTGGTGGAGCGGTTGTCGGATGCCCGGCGGCTCGGGCATCGGGTGTTGGCGGTGGTGCGGGGTTCGGCGGTGAATCAGGACGGTGCGTCGAATGGTTTGACGGCGCCGAACGGTCCGGCGCAGCAGCGGGTGATCCGGCAGGCGTTGGCGTCGGCGCGGTTGTCGGCGGTTGATGTGGATGTGGTGGAGGCGCACGGTACGGGTACCACTCTTGGTGATCCGATCGAGGCGCAGGCGTTGTTGGCGACGTATGGCGGTCAGCGGGGTGTGGGTGGGCCGTTGTTGTTGGGGTCGGTGAAGTCGAATATCGGTCATACGCAGGCGGCCGCTGGTGTGGCTGGTGTGATCAAGATGGTGTTGGCGATGCGGCACGGGGTGGTGCCGGCGACGTTGCATGTGGACGTGCCGTCGACGAAGGTCGACTGGACTGCCGGGGCGGTCGCCCTGGCCACCGAGTCGGTCCCGTGGCCGGAGACGGGTCGGCCGCGTCGGTCGGCGGTGTCGTCGTTCGGTATCTCCGGTACCAATGCGCACGTCATCGTCGAGCAGGGTGATCCCGAACCCGACCGGCCGGCCGGGTCGGGCGTCGGGGTGCTGTCCGGTGGGCCGTGGTTGGTGTCGGGTCGCTCGGCGGAGGCGCTGGCGGGGCAGGCGGCCCGGTTGGCCGGCTTCCTGCGTGACCGGCCGGCTCTCGATCCGGCGGGTGTTGCCTGGTCGTTGGCGGTGTCGCGGGCGGGTCTGGAGCATCGGGCGGTGGTGTCCGGTGCCGGTCGTGAGGACCTGTTGGCCGGGTTGGACGGCTTGGCCGGCGGGGGTGTGTCGTCGGCTGGTGTGGTGACCGGGCAGGTGGTGTCTGGTCGTCGGGCGGTGTTGTTCACGGGGCAGGGTGCGCAGCGGTCGGGGATGGGGCGGGAGTTGTATGCCCGTTTTCCGGTGTTCGCGGAGTCGTTCGACCGGGTGTGTGGGTTGTTGGATGTGGAGTTGGATCGGTCGTTGCGGGAGGTGGTGTTCGAGGACGGGTCGGGTCTGTTGGATCGGACGGTGTTTACGCAGGCGGGGTTGTTCGCGGTTGAGGTGGCGTTGTTCGATCTGTTGTCGTCGTGGGGGGTGCGGCCGGATTTTGTGGCGGGGCATTCGGTTGGTGAGGTGACGGCGGCGTATGTGGCCGGGGTGTTGTCGTTGGGGGATGCGTGTCGGTTGGTGGGGGCGCGGGGTCGGTTGATGCAGGGGTTGCCGGCTGGTGGGGGGATGTTGGCGGTGGGTGCCGCCGAGGACGAGGTCCGTGCCCTGCTGGCTGGTGTCGGGGTGGATGTGGCGGCGGTGAACGGTCCGCGGTCGGTGGTGTTGTCGGGTGCCGTCGACGAGCTTGATGCCCTGCGGGACCGGTGCGTGGAGCGGGGTTGGCGGGTGCGTCGGTTGGCGGTGAGTCATGCGTTTCATTCGCGGTTGATGGAGCCGATGCTGGCCGGGTTCGGGGCGGTGTTGGCGGGGCTGGAGTGGCGGCCGGCGGTGTTGCCGGTGGTGTCGAATGTGACCGGGCGGGTCGCCGGGCCTGGTGAGTTGACGGATCCGGAGTACTGGGTGCGGCATGTGCGGGAGGCGGTGCGGTTCGCTGACACGGTCGGGTTCCTGCACGGGCAGGGTGTGGAGACGTTCCTGGAGGTGGGGCCGGACGCGGTGTTGACGGCGATGGCGGCGGAGAGTCTGCCGGCCGGGGCGCACACGATCCCGACGCTGCGCCGCGACCAGTCCGAGGTTGACGGGCTGTTGGCGGCGTTGGCCCGGTTGCACGTGACGGGTACGTCGGTGGACTGGCCGGCGTGGTTCACCGCGAACGGTGCCCGGCCGGGGCTGGTCGACCTGCCCACGTACGCGTTCCAGCACCAGCGCTACTGGCTCGACGCCCGCACCCGGACATACGAGCCCACCACCGCACGGGCCAACCCCGTCGACGACGCGTTCTGGCAGGTCATCGAGAGCGAGGACGCCGCCGCGCTCGCCGAGACCCTGGCCGTCGACGTCACCGCACCACTCGGTACGGTGCTGCCCGCGCTGTCCCGCTGGCGTCGCCACCGGGACGAACAGGCCAGCCTCGACGCCTGGCGCTACCGGATCGCCTGGCAGCCGCTGCCCGACGACGAACCCACCCGCCCCGACACCCGACTGCTTCTCGTCGTACCGGCCGGCGCCGGAGAGAACGTCGACGCGTGGGTGGACGCCCTCACCGGCCCCGGCGTACATGTCCTGACCGTCGAGGCCGACACCGACCGGGCCCGCCTCGCCGGGGCACTGGGCGAGGCACTCGCCACCGGCGGGACCACCGATGTCCTGTCCCTGCTCGGCCTCCGCGCCGGCCACCACCCCGAGTCGGACTCCGTGCCGGCCGCGCTGGCGGACACCGTCACACTGGCCCAGGCGGCCGGCGACACCGGTGCCGCCGGCCGGCTCTGGATCGCCACCCACGCCGCCGTCACCCTCGGCGCCCGCGACCCTCGCGTCGATCCCGTGCAGGCGATGCTCTGGGCGCTCGGTGGCGTGCTGCGGGCCGAGCACCCGCACCGCCACGGCGGCCTGCTCGACCTGCCCGCCCGACCCGACCCGCGCACCGTACGCCTGCTGCGCCGGATGATCGGCGGCGCGCAGGAACAGGTCGCGCTCCGCGCCACCGGCGCCCACGCCCGCCGGCTGGTGCGGGCCCGGCCCGGCACCGCCGGCCCGCGTGGCACCTTCGACCCGCGCGGTACCACCCTGGTCACCGGCGGCACCGGAGCTCTCGGCGCACACGTCGCCCGCGCCCTGGCCGCCGCCGGCGCCGAACACCTGCTGCTGGTCAGCCGGCGGGGCGCCGACGCCCCCGGCGCGGCGGCGCTCGCCGGGGAACTGGCCGCCACCGGCACCCGGATCACCGTCGCCGCCTGCGACGTGGCCGACCGCACCGCCCTCGCCGAACTGCTCGCCACCGTGCCCGCCGACGCGCCGCTCACCAGCGTCGTGCACACCGCCGCCGCCCTCGACGACAGCCTCCTCGACACACTGACCGTCGCGCAGATGGCCACCGCGCTGCGGGCCAAGGTCGACGCGGCACGCCACCTCGACGAGCTGACCCGCCGGCACGAGCTGTCGGCCTTCGTGCTCTTCTCGTCGCTCGCCGGGGTGATGGGCGGCCCGGGCCAGGCCAACTACGCGCCCGGCAACGCCTATCTCGACGCCCTCGCCCAGCGCCGCCGCGCCGACGGCCTTCCGGCCACCTCGATCGCCTGGGGCCTCTGGGCCGACGGCGGGGTCAGCGCCGGCGACTTCGAACGCCGGGCCGCCCGTGGCGGTGTCGGCGCGATGGACCCCGCGATCGCGATCCGCGCCCTCACCCGTGCCGTCGAGGACGACGAGACCCACCTCGTCGTCGCCGACGTCGACTGGGACCGGGTGGCCGGCGCCGGCCGGGAGCCGGACCCACTCATCCGGGACCTGCTCACCGCCGTCCCCGCCGCCGAACCCGGCGGCGTACCGGCCGCATCCGCCCTGCGGAGCCGGCTCGCCGGACTTCCCGAGGCCGAGCAGGTGCACGTCCTGCGGGACCTGGTCCGGGCGCAGGTCGCCGCCGTGCTCGGGCACGGCGGCGCCGACCGGGTGCCGCCGGACCGCGCCTTCCGCGACCTCGGCTTCACCTCGTTGGCCGCGGTAGAGCTACGCAACCGGCTCGACGCCGCGACCGGGCTCACCCTGCCCGCCACGCTGGCCTTCGACCACCCGACCCCCACGGTCCTGGCCGGCCATCTGCGGGCCGAACTGCTCGGCGCGAAGGCCCTGCCCAGTACGCCCGCCGGGGCCGTACGGCCGGCCGACGACGACCCCGTCGTCATCGTCGGCATGGGCTGCCGATTCCCCGGCGGGGCGGAATCACCGGACCGCTTCTGGCAGCTGCTCGCCTCCGGCACCGACGCCATGTCCGGCTTCCCGACCGACCGGCACTGGGACCTGGACGCCCTCCTGGACCCCGACCGTAGCCGGCCCGGCACGTCGTACGTCTCGGCGGGCGCCTTCCTCGACGACGCCGGCGGCTTCGACGCGGAGTTCTTCGGTATCTCGCCGCGTGAGGCGGTGGCGATGGATCCGCAGCAGCGGTTGCTGTTGGAGGTTTCCTGGGAGGCGGTCGAGTCCGCCGGTATCGACCCGTCGAGCCTGCGCGGTGCCCGGGTCGGTGTCTTCGCCGGCACCAACGGCCAGGACTTCGACCACATCGTCCGCGGGGCCGGCGAGTCCCTCGCCGGGTACGGCGCCACCGGCGCATCCGCCAGTGTGTTGTCGGGTCGGGTGGCGTATACGTTCGGGTTCGAGGGTCCGGCGTTGACGGTTGATACGGCGTGTTCGTCGTCGTTGGTGGCGTTGCATCTGGCGGTGGGGTCGTTGCGGTCGGGTGAGTGTGATCTGGCGTTGGCTGGTGGTGTGACGGTGATGGCGACGCCGGGGGCGTTTGTGGAGTTTTCTCGGCAGGGTGGGTTGTCGGGGGATGGGCGGTGTCGTGCGTTTGGTGAGTCGGCTGATGGGACGGGTTGGGGTGAGGGTGTTGGTGTGTTGTTGGTGCAGCGGTTGTCGGATGCGCGGCGGGATGGTCGGCGGGTGTTGGGGGTGGTGCGGGGTTCGGCGGTCAATTCGGATGGTGCGTCGAATGGTTTGACGGCGCCGAATGGTCCGGCGCAGCAGCGGGTGATCCGGCAGGCGTTGGCGTCGGCGCGGTTGTCGGCGGTTGATGTGGATGTGGTGGAGGCGCACGGTACGGGTACCACTCTTGGTGATCCGATTGAGGCGCAGGCGTTGTTGGCGACGTATGGGCAGGGTCGGGTGGTTGATCGGCCGTTGTTGTTGGGGTCGGTGAAGTCGAATATCGGTCATACGCAGGCGGCCGCTGGTGTGGCTGGTGTGATCAAGATGGTGTTGGCGATGCGGCACGGGGTGGTGCCGGCGACGTTGCACGTGGACGTGCCCTCGACGAAGGTCGACTGGACCGCCGGGGCGGTCACCCTCGCCACCGGGCCGGTCCCGTGGCCGCAGACGGATCGGCCCCGCCGGTCGGCCGTGTCGGCGTTCGGAATCTCCGGCACCAATGCCCACGTCATCGTCGAGCAGGGTGATCCCGAACCCGACCTCGCGGCGGTGGCCCCGACCCGGGCACCGGCCGTGCTGCCGTGGGTGCTGTCGGCGCGTACCACGGCGGCGCTGCCCGCCCAGGCGGCCCGGCTCGCCGGCCACCTCCGCGCCCGGACCGGACTGTCGCCGGCCGACGTCGGCTGGACGCTCGCCACCACCCGCGCCGGGCTGGAGCACCGCGCGGTGGTCGTCGGCGCCGACCCCGACGAGCTCCTCGCCGGCCTGACCGCACTGGCCGACGACCGTCCCCACCCGGCCCTGGTGACGGGGCGGGCCGGCACCGCCCGGGTGGCGCTGCTCTTCACCGGCCAGGGGGCGCAGCGGCCCGGCATGGGCCGCGACCTGTACGACCGGTTCCCGGTCTACGCCGACGCCTTCGACCGGGTCTGCGCGCTGCTGGACGACGAACTGCCCCGCCCGCTGCGCGAGGTCGTCCTCGCCGCGCCGGGCACCCCCGAGGCGGCCCTGCTGGACCAGACCGTCTTCACCCAGGCCGCGCTGTTCGCCGTCGAGGTGGCGCTGTACGAGCTGCTCGCCTCCCGGGGCGTACGCCCGGACCTGGTGGCGGGGCACTCGATCGGCGAGGTGACCGCCGCGTACGTGGCAGGGGTGCTCACCCTGCCCGACGCCTGCGCCCTGGTGTCCGCACGGGGCCGGCTCATGCAGGCCCTGCCCGTCGGCGGGGGGATGCTCGCCCTCGAGGCGTCCGAGGAGGAGGCGCTGGCGGTCGTCGCCGGCACCGCGATCGACGTCGCCGCCGTCAACGGGCCCCGCGCCGTGGTCGTCGCCGGCGCCCTCGACCAGCTCGACACGGTGGAGCGGGCCGCCACGGAGCGGGGCTGGCGGGTCCGCCGGCTGCCGGTCAGCCACGCGTTCCACTCACGCCTGACGGAGCCGATGCTCGACGGGTTCCGGGCCGCGCTGACCGGCCTGGACTGGCGGCCGCCCACGCTGCCCGTCGTGTCGAACCTGACCGGCCGGGCCGCCGAACCGGCCGAGATCGCCGACCCCGACCACTGGGTACGGCACGTCCGCGAGCCGGTGCGTTTCGCCGACGCGATCGCGTACCTGCACACCCAGGGGGTCGGTGTCTTCCTGGAGGTCGGCCCGGACGCGACGCTCACCGCGATGGCCGCCGACACCCCGGCGACCCGGACGCCCGGTTCGTTCCCACGCTGCGCCGGGACCACCCGGACAGCACCGCCCTGCTCACCGCCCTGGCCCAGCTGTACGTCGCCGGCACGCCCGTCGACTGGGCGACCCCGCTCACCGACGCCGGGGCCCGCACCCACCCGCTCGACCTGCCCACCTACGCCTTCCAGCACCACCGGTACTGGCCGGAGCCGGCCACCGGCGACGCGCGGACCGACGCCGGATCCGACCACCTCGACCGCCGCTTCTGGGCCGCGATCGAGCGGGCGGACCTCGGCGAGCTGGGCGAGGAGCTGCGGCTCGACCCGGACCAGCCGCTGA
- a CDS encoding metallophosphoesterase family protein has product MAATGEGSLVAISDLHVVHPDNRTVVEALRPGHEDDWLIVAGDVGEFVADIEWALRLLSNRFAKVVWAPGNHELWTPRDDPVQLRGEARYRHLVELCRGLGVVTPEDPYPVWDPDGDPVLVAPLFLLYDYTFRPPGTYTKEQALARAHETGVVCTDEILLHPDPYPTRDAWCHARVRETAQRLTAERAGLPTVLINHWPLVREPTRILRFPEFAQWCGTDRTADWHVRFEARVAVYGHLHIPRTTWYDGVRFEEVSVGYPREWRRRVTPPGQLRTILRSPAHQPV; this is encoded by the coding sequence GTGGCCGCAACCGGTGAGGGCTCCCTCGTCGCCATCAGCGACCTGCACGTGGTCCACCCGGACAACCGGACCGTCGTCGAGGCGCTCCGGCCCGGACACGAGGACGACTGGCTCATCGTGGCCGGCGACGTCGGCGAGTTCGTCGCCGACATCGAGTGGGCGCTTCGCCTGCTCAGCAACCGCTTCGCCAAAGTCGTCTGGGCACCGGGCAACCACGAGCTGTGGACACCCCGCGACGACCCGGTGCAACTGCGCGGCGAGGCACGATACCGGCACCTGGTGGAACTGTGTCGTGGCCTCGGTGTGGTCACGCCCGAGGATCCCTACCCGGTCTGGGATCCGGACGGCGACCCCGTGTTGGTCGCCCCGCTCTTCCTGCTCTACGACTACACGTTCCGGCCACCCGGGACGTACACGAAGGAGCAGGCCCTGGCCCGGGCCCACGAGACCGGTGTGGTCTGCACCGACGAGATCCTCCTGCACCCGGACCCGTACCCGACCCGGGACGCCTGGTGCCACGCCCGGGTGCGGGAAACCGCGCAACGCCTGACGGCCGAACGCGCCGGGCTGCCCACCGTGCTGATCAACCACTGGCCGCTGGTCCGCGAACCCACCCGCATCCTGCGGTTTCCCGAGTTCGCCCAGTGGTGCGGCACCGATCGGACCGCCGACTGGCACGTGCGCTTCGAGGCGCGGGTCGCCGTCTACGGCCACCTGCACATCCCACGCACCACCTGGTACGACGGCGTCCGGTTCGAAGAGGTGTCGGTCGGCTACCCGCGCGAGTGGCGGCGACGCGTCACACCACCCGGCCAACTCCGTACGATCCTGCGGTCGCCGGCCCACCAGCCGGTCTGA